In Pyrus communis chromosome 15, drPyrComm1.1, whole genome shotgun sequence, the genomic stretch GTCAAATCCCATCTTCTGCATGAGCAAGTGCACCCATTCAAATCCACCACAAATACATTGCCTCTGCCTTTATCCACTTCAAATTTTTCTCCTCCAAACCATGTAGCTATAGTGTGTGAGCTTTTCAGTTTTTACTCCTCCAACTTCTTCTAGATTTTTGGGCAGATAGCTCATTTATCCTTCCTCATTGCATCTCTTCTCAACCATATCTTTCTCATCAATAAAAATCTTATAGTTTATAGTATGATAATAATAGGCTTGTCCCTAGACCTTAGGATAAAAGAATTGAAGCTCTCACAGAGGTTGTTTAAGAGATTGTCACACTGAGTGTGTGTCTCAAAGTGTGACCTACTCCAATGCAAGGCTGGTCTCTTCTCCAACCATTTCTAAGCTTCTTCATTCAGCCTATTCACCTCAACCATACTCTTCCTAAAATCAGCGATGGTTGTTGCCTTGGTAGCATTCCACAAGGCATCCCTTAATCCTTTCCCCTTAAACCCATTTGCCTTGTAGTTGGTGTATAAGTGCCTAACACATAACCGATGATTACAATTAGGCAGCACCTTCTCAAAAGTTGGTAGTAAACCCTTTTGTTTGTCAGAAATGAAAGTCCAAGCACGTTGTTTCACAATTCCCAAGTCAGCAGCTAGCAGTTCCAGAAACCAAACCCAACTTTCCTTGTTCTCGAGCCCTACTATAGCATATGCAATAACCCAAGTTTGATTATTTGCATCCCTTCCTCTGCAGACAGTAATTGGCCCTTGAACACTCCCTTCAAGTGACAACCATCCAACCCTACAAGCTGCCTACATCCATTCTTAAATCCATTTTTGCAAGCCCCCAAACAAATATAAATCCTCTGAAATATCACATGAGCATCATCATAGGGCAGCACCTTCATCTGAACTGTACTACCCGGGTTTGTCCTCCTAAGCTCATCACAGTACTCCCACAACTTTGTGTACTGATTTATGTTACTCCCCTCAAGGATTTTCAAACACT encodes the following:
- the LOC137716954 gene encoding uncharacterized protein, producing the protein MYNEDSIQVKTYVGKHECRRIWRENPNCKVAWLVKRYVDKFRLNPSMPITTFMKTMKEERMVEIHIKTAYRARTQCLKILEGSNINQYTKLWEYCDELRRTNPGSTVQMKAACRVGWLSLEGSVQGPITVCRGRDANNQTWVIAYAIVGLENKESWVWFLELLAADLGIVKQRAWTFISDKQKGLLPTFEKVLPNCNHRLCVRHLYTNYKANGFKGKGLRDALWNATKATTIADFRKSMVEVNRLNEEA